The genomic segment ACCAAAAGTAGAAAACCGTTCCCGGTAAGATCAAGCCCAGAAGAAGCATAACAAGCATTAAAAAATAACGCATCTTATTGCCCCTCCGGTTTCTTCACGATATACACTTCTTCAAGCGAGTCAAAGTCCTCCAGTGGCTTGATATAGGCCGTTTTCAAGAGTCCAGAGCTATCGAGTTGAATTTGTTCAATCTTGCCGATAGGGAGATCCTTAGGATAGACTCCGCCGAGTCCTGATGTAAGCACAAGATCACCAATATTAACATTATCCTCACGGCGAAAAAGCATTTGCAAATTTCCCTTTGCATCAAGCCGCGAAGTCCTTTTATAGGTCCCTTCGACAATGCCAAAGGTTGCAACGCCCGTACTACCTCGTACCAAGGCGCTAACTTTCCCCTCCCCGTCAGTGATCATCAGAACCTCGCTCGTACTAGACGTAACGGCTACGATCTTACCCACTAATCCATACTGAGCAATTACAGGATTATTAACGGATACCCCATCGTCACTCCCTCGGTTTAAGGTAATGGTTTGATACCATGCCGTTGGGTTACGATTAGTGATACTCGCACCCTTCTTCTCATATTTGCTCAAGGTAGGGCTATTAAAAACGCCCTCATCCAGCGCGTTAAACCTCATTCCGGCTAACACCTGTTCTTTTAGTTCTAAATTATCTCCTGTGAGTTGTTCCACCCTCTGCCGAAGTTGCTCGTTTTCCGCTTCTACACTTCGAAAATTCCAAATTGCACGCGTATTATTCCGAATTCCATTCCCCACTTGTAACAAAGTGCCTTCAACAGGACTTAACACGCGATGCAAAGCTCCGCCAATGGGATTAGGAAAGTTATTTCCAATTCCTGTAAAGCGAATACTGACCAGTACTCCTAAAATCAGAAAGAAGATGAGAACCATAATTCCCGTTGCTGTAATTTTTCTTTTCCCCACCGAGGCTCCCTCCCCGCTCTAACTTATGCTTTTTGCAAAGCTGCGATCCTGCGGAGAATTTCAGCATTTTCTAAAACCATTCCTGTGCCAAGAGCAACACAAGAGAGTGGATCTTCGGCCAAATGGACAGGCATTCCCGTCTCATCAGCAATCAAAAGATCCAGATTTCGGAGCAGCGATCCTCCGCCTGCCATCATAATTCCACGATCCATAATATCAGCCGCCAATTCTGGAGGCGTTTTTTCTAAACAAGATTTAACTGCCTCGACAATCGCCATCACCGGCTCTTGGAGTGCTTCTTGGATCTCCACCGCAGTAACTTCAATCGTCTTGGGTAATCCCGTAAGAAGGTCTCGGCCGCGAACAGTATACTGAACTCCATCTTCCGCCTTGTAGGCCGCCCCAATTTCCATCTTAATATCCTCAGCCGTTCGATAGCCAACCATCAAATTGTATCGACGTTTAATATGAGCAACAATTGCATCGTCCATTTCATCCCCTGCAACCCGAATGGAACGGCTCGTAACAATTCCTCCAAGAGAAATAACTGCGACTTCTGTTGTCCCTCCGCCGATATCCACGATCATATTTCCTGTAGGTTCGCTCACCGGAAGCCCTGCTCCAATCGCTGCAGCCATAGGTTCTTCCATTATGATCGGTTCTTTCGCGCCAGCTGCTAAAGCCGCTTCTTTAACTGCTCGTTCTTCTACAGGAGTCACCCCTGAAGGAACACAGATCACAACTCGAGGACGACCAAAAGGCGATTCCGTCCCCAAAGCGCGCGAAATAAAATATTTCAGCATTTTTTGAGTGACATTAAAATCAGAGATGACTCCATCTTTTAAAGGGCGGATCGCCATGATATTACTCGGTGTCCTACCAATCATCTCTTTCGCCTTATCCCCAACGGCCAGTGGACTTTTCTTTTCGACATCCATCGCGACAACGGAAGGTTCACGGACGATAACACCCTTTCCGCGCATATATACCAACGTATTCGCCGTTCCTAAATCAATTCCCAGGTCTTTTCCAAACATCATAGTGTAAGAAGCTCCTTCCGTCTCTTTTGTATAAAATGGGACCTTATTTTTTACGTATCACCTTTATTAATTCAGTGGGTCTTTATAATATGCCTCGTTCTTTAAGGCTTATGTACCGATTATCGCCAATTATCACGTGATCGAGAACTTCAATTCCCAAGATTTGGCCCCCATCGGCTAACCGTCGCGTCACATCAATATCTTCGCGGCTCGGTGTGGGGTCTCCACTCGGATGATTATGCAAGAGGATAATGGCGTTGGAATTTCGACGAATCGCCTCTTTAAAGCATTCTCTTGGATGCACTAGGGATGAGTTGAGTGACCCAACCGAAATTGAGCTAATCCCCAACACATGATTTTTTGTCGATAAACTCACAATTCGAAAATGCTCTCGGTCAAGATAACGCATCTCTTCCATGACCAGATGGGCGATATCCTGCGGAGAATTAATAACCGGACGAGTCGCCGGATCGGAAGACACGGAACGACGTCCCAGTTCTAGAGCTGCTTTTAATTCAGAGGCTTTAGCCTGACCCAGTCCGTGAAGTTGCGTTAAATCATGAACGCTCATCCGTGCTAACCCTGCCAAGCCTCCTGCTTCAGTAAGAAGCCGATTTGCGAACTCAAGAACATTTTCCCCTTTTAAGCCTGTGCGGAGAAGAATAGCCAAGATCTCTTTATTTGAGAGTATCTCGGGACCAAACTGGAATAAGCGTTCACGGGGAAGTACATCCTCGGGTAGGTCCTTTAAGCGGCGATAATCCATCATTCACCTCGCGAAGGGCGATGTCTTCCTGCTCAATCCCCCACGCTCTCAGTCTCTCACTCACATATTCCATGGGCAATCCAATAACGTTACTCAAAGATCCTTCGTACTGTTTCACGAATTTCCTCGCCCCACCTTGGATAGCATAAGCCCCTGCCTTATCCATAGGTTCCCCTGTTGCAATATAGGTTTGGATTTCTTCCAAAGTAAGTGGACGGAAATAAACTTGGGTCCGAAGCGCCTCATTTTCCTGACACCCCGTTCCATTCACAAGCGCCACTCCTGTATAGACGTCATGGTGTCGACCGCTCAGTTGCTGGAGCATGACTTGAGCTTCTCTGGGATCAACTGGTTTTCCGAGAATCTGAGAATCTAAGGCAACAATTGTATCTGCCCCCAGAATAATATCTTCTGCAGAACCGCCTGCCTCTATCCAAGCCTTTTGACCCGCCACGGCCTTGCGTAACGCCAGCGCTTTAACTCCATCCTCAGGCTTAATTTCAGAGGGAAGTTCTTCTGACACATCTGCTTTAAGAGTGACGAAGGTAAACCCCCCTTCTTCGAGTAGCATCGCACGTCGCGGTGACGTCGAGGCTAAGACCAACATTCTACCACTTCCTTGAGAGATAATACCCGCTAAGTGCCCCCAAGATGGTGGCAAAGTTAATATTTAATCTAAAACCAAATGAAAGGGAGAGAAAGAAAAAATCTAAATAGGTGTGCGAAGGAAAGTCAATGACTGCTGGTCGAAGAAACGGGGTGAAAATCCCATACTTTTCGAGTCCAAAGCCAATCAACGTTCCAAGAGCAGCTCCACTCAAGATAAGAATAACGGTTCGGCCTGCTCCCGAATTATTGCGACTTGCCGGCATATTGCAACCCTCTTTCAAATAGCAATGAAGCCAGGATACTAAGCTCCTGGCTGTTTGTCAAATCAATATAAAGTTTAGCACCTTCTTGAGTGAAGTGCAAGAATAGTGACGGGAAAAATCAGGAAATGTCGCTTCTATGGCACTTTGACAAAATTCGAGGCTATACAATTGTTTTTAGAAAGATTATCCTTGGAAAGCAATTAAATACTACTATGATTTTTTTACTAAAACCCGTTTATGGGGTTTTTCTTATTTTAAAAGGGGTAACATAATTTTACGTGATTCCATTGGAAGAGGTGTGAGTGTTGTTAAGGTATTTTAAACGCTTTCTTATTGGTAAACCCATGAATACTGCCCAATTGATGCATCAACGGTTAACGAAGAAAAAAGCTTTAGCGGTATTTTCTTCGGATGCTTTATCTTCGGTTGCTTATGCTACAGAAGAAATCCTCTTAGTTCTCACATTAGCAGGTACAGTGGCTCTGCCCTATTCACTACCGATTGCGGCCGCAATTATCGCCTTACTCGCAATCCTCGTTCTTTCTTATCGGCAAACAATTTTTGCTTATCCTTCAGGGGGCGGAGCTTATATTGTCGCGAAGGACAATTTAGGAACAACACCTGGTCTGGTCGCTGGGGCATCTTTATTTATTGATTATATTTTGACGGTTGCGGTGAGTACCGCTGCTGGAGTTGCCGCAATTACATCAGCCTTTCCATCACTTCACAATCATAAAATTCTGATTGCACTCATCTTTATTTGGCTCTTAACCCTCTTAAATCTGAGAGGGATCACTGAATCTGCAACAATTTTCTCTTTACCCACTTATATTTTCATTGGAAGTATCCTGCTCTTACTAGTAACCGGCATTGTAAAATTTTCTATGTATGGTCGACCCCCAATGCCCGTAATGCCAGCCACCGCCCTACCGTCAGGAATCTCTCTATTTCTAATTTTGAGAGCCTTTTCGGCGGGCTGCACAGCCTTAACCGGGGTCGAGGCCATCAGTAATGGCGTACCTGCCTTTAAACACCCGGAATCAAAAAATGCAGCCATTACCCTGGTCACCATGGCCGGTATAATTGTGGTATTATTTGGTGGAATTACGTTTTTAGCAAACGTCAATCATATCATCCCCAGTCCCACCGAAACAGTCGTTTCCCAGATTGCAGCTACCGTTTTTGGCCGCAACTTCTTCTATTATCTTATTCAAGTAAGTACAGCAATTATTTTATTTCTTGCTGCGAATACAAGCTTCGCAGGGTTTCCCCTACTCACCTCAATCCTCGCGCAAGATGGATTTCTTCCCCGGCGATTATCGATGCGAGGTGACCGGTTAGTTTATTCGAATGGGATTATCACCTTGGCTGCGCTTGCCTCCCTTTTAGTCATTATTTTCAAAGGAGAAGTTCATGCCTTGATTCCTCTCTATGCTGTTGGTGTGTTCTTATCGTTTACCTTATCCCAAGGTGGAATGGTTAAACGATGGATTCGTCAAAAGCATTCAGGCTGGCGTTTACATGCATTCATCAATGGTACGGGTACGGTGGTTACAGGTATTGTTCTCATTGTTATTGCAATCACTAAATTTACAAGCGGTGCTTGGACTGTTATTGTCCTCATTCCTTGCCTTGTTCTGTTATTCCGAAAAATTCGTGTTCATTATCAGATCATGACCCAAGAATTGGCTTACCACGGCGAACCCTTGGAAAAAACAACCCGTCAAAAAATCATTATCCCGATAGCCAGCTTAACTCGAGTTGTAGCACACACCATTGACTACGCTCGGACTTTTTCTCCAGATATTGTAGCTGTTCACGTCGCTGTAGATGAAGAAAAGGCCGAAAAGCTCAAGATGAAGTGGGCAGAATTGGAGCCGGATATTCCCTTGGTTGTTCTCCCTTCACCCTACCGCGCTCTCTTAACCCCAATGCTCAACTTTATTAATGAGTACGAAGCACAAACGGGTCCCGGAGAATTAATTACGGTTTTAGTTCCCGAGTTCGTTACGCGTAAATGGTGGCAATATTTTTTGCATAATCAAACCGGGCTTCATCTTAAAGCGGTTTTATTACTAAGAAAAGATATCGTCGTCGCCAGTGTGCCTATCCATATACCGCACTGATAGCCACTCTCTATTCTGAAAAAGACAGAAACCCGACCACTTTCAAAGTGATCGGGTTTCTGTCTTTTTCAGATTCTTTTACTTTTCTACCATCCGGATAACATTCTCCGCTATATACTCGGCATCACTTAAAGAAAGGATGGAATAGAGGGGTAAGGTAATCTCATTTTCGTACTGGGCAAAAGTATTGGGATAGTCCTTAATGGAATACCCAATTTGCTTATAGTAGGTGAACATCGGGATGGGCGTATAATGAACGTTCGTGGCAATCCCCATCTCCGCTAAATCTTCGATTAGTTTATCCCGTTTTTCTTCTGTGAAACCTTTAATCCGTAAAGGATAAAGGTGGTAGGAACTCTCTGTATTTCCGTCTTCTAAAAACGGTAATAGAGCCCATTCTTTATTAGCAAACATTTGATGATAAAGATTCGAGATTTTCTTTCGATGCTGAAGGATTTGTTCATAACGCTCAAGTTGGACTAAGCCAATCGCAGCTGCGATATCAGTCATATTACATTTTAGTCCATCGGTTAAAACGTCATATTTCCAAGCTCCAGCTTTCATTTTAGATAAGGCATCCTTCGATTGACCATTTAGAGAAGTATACTTAAAGATCTTTTTCAAATTTTCTTTGCCATGATCTCCATCGAAAGTAATAGCTCCCCCTTCAGCTGTGGTTAAGTTCTTAACCGCGTGGAAGGAGAAAATGTGGAAATCAAACTGATTCCCAACTCGCTTTCCTTTATACTTCGCTCCAAAGGAATGAGCTGAATCCGAAACCAATAAGATATCCTCACGATTTTTAGCTTTTAAAACCGCTTTAATCGCATCATAATCAACGGGCACGCCCCCGATATCCACAGTGATAATCGCCTTCGTTTTTGGGTTAATCGCATCAAACAGTTTTTCTTCATCCATAAAGAAACTGTCTTTCTTCAAATCGACGAAGGTGGGCTTAATTCCTCGATGGAGTGCTGTATTCGAAGTTGCTACATAAGTATAAGGGGTCGTTATGACCTCACTGTCAGGTGAAACCTCAAAGACCTTAAAAATCAAGTCCATACCTTGAGAGTTACTTGCTACTGCCATCGCATTCTCGACGGCGCAGTACTCTTTTATTTTTTCCTCGAATAATGCAGCCTTAGGGCCACTTGTGATCCAACCGGATTTTAATACATCAACGACAGCATTAATCTCTTGCTCTGTAATATCTGGTGGCGAGAAAGGGATCACATGATTTTCCATTTGCTATCAACCTCCCAGCATACTATACCACATCTTAACTCCAGTGCATAACTCGAATGATGAAAAAAGCAAAATAGGTTGAAGAAATCCAAAAGAGTAAGGCTTTCGCCTTACTCCCTACTTAACCTATGTATTCAATCACTCAATCTTAAAATCTTTGCGCTCCCACATTAAAGGTAAGCACCTCTAGATTAACAGCCAAGTCTACATTTCGAAGTTCAACTTCAGGGGGAACATTCAGAACGCCTGGAGCAAAGTTGAGAATCGCCTTAACTCCGGAATTCACAAGTTTATCAGCAATTTCCTGAGCCACCGATGAAGGTACCGAAATAATTCCGATTTGTGTCTTATTTGCAGTGACAACTTCCTCAAGCTTTTCAATCGGCATAACTTCAACGCCATTAACCGTTGTCCCAATCTTTTGGGGATCATTATCGAAAACACTCGTAATAATGAATCCACGTTCTCTAAAGCCCTTGTAGGAAGTGAGTGCCAAGCCTAAGTTTCCTAAGCCAACTAGCGTTACACTCCAATCTTGAGCAAGTCCTAAAATTTTTAAGATGTGGTGGTGAAGATCTTTTACATTGTACCCCACACCCCGTGTTCCAAATTCACCGAAATAGGCCAAGTCTTTCCGAACCTGAGCTGGGCTTACGCCCACACCCTCCGCTACATCACCAGAAGAAATTGTAATAATCCCTTTCCGATCAACTTCCGTCAAGTATCTTGAATATAC from the Desulfitobacterium metallireducens DSM 15288 genome contains:
- the mreC gene encoding rod shape-determining protein MreC, which gives rise to MVLIFFLILGVLVSIRFTGIGNNFPNPIGGALHRVLSPVEGTLLQVGNGIRNNTRAIWNFRSVEAENEQLRQRVEQLTGDNLELKEQVLAGMRFNALDEGVFNSPTLSKYEKKGASITNRNPTAWYQTITLNRGSDDGVSVNNPVIAQYGLVGKIVAVTSSTSEVLMITDGEGKVSALVRGSTGVATFGIVEGTYKRTSRLDAKGNLQMLFRREDNVNIGDLVLTSGLGGVYPKDLPIGKIEQIQLDSSGLLKTAYIKPLEDFDSLEEVYIVKKPEGQ
- a CDS encoding DUF4321 domain-containing protein, with amino-acid sequence MPASRNNSGAGRTVILILSGAALGTLIGFGLEKYGIFTPFLRPAVIDFPSHTYLDFFFLSLSFGFRLNINFATILGALSGYYLSRKW
- a CDS encoding rod shape-determining protein, translating into MMFGKDLGIDLGTANTLVYMRGKGVIVREPSVVAMDVEKKSPLAVGDKAKEMIGRTPSNIMAIRPLKDGVISDFNVTQKMLKYFISRALGTESPFGRPRVVICVPSGVTPVEERAVKEAALAAGAKEPIIMEEPMAAAIGAGLPVSEPTGNMIVDIGGGTTEVAVISLGGIVTSRSIRVAGDEMDDAIVAHIKRRYNLMVGYRTAEDIKMEIGAAYKAEDGVQYTVRGRDLLTGLPKTIEVTAVEIQEALQEPVMAIVEAVKSCLEKTPPELAADIMDRGIMMAGGGSLLRNLDLLIADETGMPVHLAEDPLSCVALGTGMVLENAEILRRIAALQKA
- a CDS encoding DegT/DnrJ/EryC1/StrS family aminotransferase, whose translation is MENHVIPFSPPDITEQEINAVVDVLKSGWITSGPKAALFEEKIKEYCAVENAMAVASNSQGMDLIFKVFEVSPDSEVITTPYTYVATSNTALHRGIKPTFVDLKKDSFFMDEEKLFDAINPKTKAIITVDIGGVPVDYDAIKAVLKAKNREDILLVSDSAHSFGAKYKGKRVGNQFDFHIFSFHAVKNLTTAEGGAITFDGDHGKENLKKIFKYTSLNGQSKDALSKMKAGAWKYDVLTDGLKCNMTDIAAAIGLVQLERYEQILQHRKKISNLYHQMFANKEWALLPFLEDGNTESSYHLYPLRIKGFTEEKRDKLIEDLAEMGIATNVHYTPIPMFTYYKQIGYSIKDYPNTFAQYENEITLPLYSILSLSDAEYIAENVIRMVEK
- the radC gene encoding RadC family protein, yielding MDYRRLKDLPEDVLPRERLFQFGPEILSNKEILAILLRTGLKGENVLEFANRLLTEAGGLAGLARMSVHDLTQLHGLGQAKASELKAALELGRRSVSSDPATRPVINSPQDIAHLVMEEMRYLDREHFRIVSLSTKNHVLGISSISVGSLNSSLVHPRECFKEAIRRNSNAIILLHNHPSGDPTPSREDIDVTRRLADGGQILGIEVLDHVIIGDNRYISLKERGIL
- a CDS encoding redox-sensing transcriptional repressor Rex translates to MKTLKIPEATIIRLSVYSRYLTEVDRKGIITISSGDVAEGVGVSPAQVRKDLAYFGEFGTRGVGYNVKDLHHHILKILGLAQDWSVTLVGLGNLGLALTSYKGFRERGFIITSVFDNDPQKIGTTVNGVEVMPIEKLEEVVTANKTQIGIISVPSSVAQEIADKLVNSGVKAILNFAPGVLNVPPEVELRNVDLAVNLEVLTFNVGAQRF
- a CDS encoding Maf family protein; translation: MLVLASTSPRRAMLLEEGGFTFVTLKADVSEELPSEIKPEDGVKALALRKAVAGQKAWIEAGGSAEDIILGADTIVALDSQILGKPVDPREAQVMLQQLSGRHHDVYTGVALVNGTGCQENEALRTQVYFRPLTLEEIQTYIATGEPMDKAGAYAIQGGARKFVKQYEGSLSNVIGLPMEYVSERLRAWGIEQEDIALREVNDGLSPLKGPTRGCTSP
- a CDS encoding APC family permease; translation: MLRYFKRFLIGKPMNTAQLMHQRLTKKKALAVFSSDALSSVAYATEEILLVLTLAGTVALPYSLPIAAAIIALLAILVLSYRQTIFAYPSGGGAYIVAKDNLGTTPGLVAGASLFIDYILTVAVSTAAGVAAITSAFPSLHNHKILIALIFIWLLTLLNLRGITESATIFSLPTYIFIGSILLLLVTGIVKFSMYGRPPMPVMPATALPSGISLFLILRAFSAGCTALTGVEAISNGVPAFKHPESKNAAITLVTMAGIIVVLFGGITFLANVNHIIPSPTETVVSQIAATVFGRNFFYYLIQVSTAIILFLAANTSFAGFPLLTSILAQDGFLPRRLSMRGDRLVYSNGIITLAALASLLVIIFKGEVHALIPLYAVGVFLSFTLSQGGMVKRWIRQKHSGWRLHAFINGTGTVVTGIVLIVIAITKFTSGAWTVIVLIPCLVLLFRKIRVHYQIMTQELAYHGEPLEKTTRQKIIIPIASLTRVVAHTIDYARTFSPDIVAVHVAVDEEKAEKLKMKWAELEPDIPLVVLPSPYRALLTPMLNFINEYEAQTGPGELITVLVPEFVTRKWWQYFLHNQTGLHLKAVLLLRKDIVVASVPIHIPH